The proteins below are encoded in one region of Chloroflexota bacterium:
- a CDS encoding ureidoglycolate lyase: protein MRVITLKPQPLTPEGFAPFGNILTLDRSEIVCTDGVLTARITHAPLRDLSAEQPHFLNRHMEETQVFVPLGGKDGLFFVGPPSETPESFDPDRVALFHFPGSCAIRMHVGTWHVAPFAVSDPIDYINIQGDKVRHYTDGYDFKERDNLVFQFDLS, encoded by the coding sequence ATGCGCGTGATAACCCTCAAGCCGCAGCCACTCACCCCGGAAGGCTTTGCGCCCTTCGGAAATATTCTCACTCTGGATCGCTCCGAGATTGTTTGCACAGATGGTGTGCTTACGGCGCGCATCACCCATGCGCCATTGCGCGACCTCAGTGCAGAGCAACCGCATTTCCTGAACCGCCACATGGAAGAGACTCAGGTCTTTGTGCCATTGGGCGGTAAGGACGGCCTCTTCTTCGTAGGGCCTCCCAGCGAGACGCCGGAATCCTTCGATCCAGATAGGGTAGCGCTCTTTCACTTTCCCGGTAGCTGCGCGATCCGCATGCACGTGGGCACGTGGCACGTGGCCCCCTTTGCGGTGTCCGATCCGATCGACTACATCAATATCCAAGGCGACAAGGTACGTCACTACACGGACGGGTACGACTTCAAGGAGCGCGACAACCTGGTATTTCAGTTCGACTTGAGTTAA
- a CDS encoding Gfo/Idh/MocA family oxidoreductase, translated as MRAAVMGMRHGHISEFVRAVEENEAVSLVGIAEDEPTVRARIESEHSVPVYADFEELLDKEQPQVVGVARTNATKFLALTACLERGINVIADKPLLTEMGQLEQVRAANVLGKARLGMMLSQRFSAPHRALKAQVEAGDFGEIVHMYGFGPHKLRPHTRNPWELDAAQNGGVLVDLGVHYFDSLRWFSGQEPVRVAAAQGNTRFPELPQLYDHAHALMEFDGGMKGLVVADWLTPDAAPYHGDYRLYVTGTRGTAEIATAGTLEPSGPNKQGGVRVVLNDKEPFDLDVPPLQHTPTSDFLEALVNDREPYGSAEEVLRTMEVTLHAKAAAESGDWVSIPAK; from the coding sequence ATGCGCGCAGCAGTCATGGGCATGCGGCACGGACACATCAGCGAGTTTGTACGGGCCGTAGAGGAAAATGAGGCGGTAAGCCTAGTCGGTATCGCGGAAGACGAGCCGACGGTTCGTGCCAGAATAGAGTCCGAGCACAGCGTGCCGGTATATGCGGACTTTGAAGAATTGCTCGACAAAGAGCAGCCGCAAGTTGTCGGTGTCGCCAGGACGAACGCCACGAAATTCCTGGCGCTCACCGCCTGCCTGGAACGCGGCATCAACGTGATTGCCGATAAGCCGCTGCTCACGGAGATGGGACAACTTGAGCAGGTGCGGGCTGCTAATGTTCTCGGCAAGGCGCGCCTTGGCATGATGCTAAGCCAGCGCTTCTCCGCGCCCCACCGGGCCCTAAAGGCGCAGGTGGAAGCCGGAGACTTTGGCGAGATTGTGCACATGTACGGCTTCGGTCCCCACAAGCTACGTCCCCATACGCGCAATCCGTGGGAACTTGACGCGGCGCAGAACGGCGGGGTGTTGGTTGATCTTGGCGTGCACTACTTCGATTCGCTGCGGTGGTTCTCCGGCCAGGAGCCGGTGCGCGTGGCTGCGGCGCAAGGCAATACGCGCTTTCCGGAGCTGCCCCAACTCTACGACCACGCCCACGCGCTCATGGAATTCGACGGCGGCATGAAAGGCCTCGTGGTCGCCGACTGGCTCACGCCCGACGCTGCGCCCTATCACGGCGACTACCGTCTCTACGTCACCGGCACGCGCGGCACGGCGGAGATCGCGACCGCCGGCACACTGGAGCCCTCCGGCCCCAACAAACAGGGCGGCGTGCGTGTGGTGCTGAATGATAAGGAACCCTTCGACCTGGACGTCCCGCCACTGCAACACACGCCTACCAGCGACTTTCTGGAGGCGCTTGTCAACGACCGCGAACCCTACGGCAGCGCGGAAGAGGTGCTCCGCACGATGGAGGTGACGCTGCACGCCAAGGCCGCGGCAGAGAGCGGCGATTGGGTGAGCATTCCGGCGAAGTGA
- the dgoD gene encoding galactonate dehydratase, whose protein sequence is MRITAVDTFIMWGNPRNWVFVKISTDEPELYGWGEATLEGKDATVQTAIGQLGETLIGKDPLETERLWQSLYKDGFWKGGVVINTAISGIDQALWDIKGKHYGAPVYQLLGGPARDRIRLYTHVGIYEAHRIATEAQQHVAAGFTALKTGAWATDEHMGDFQHAALLGERIAILRQAVGQDVDLMIDNHGKSRPAQAIRQLHAVKDSRITFFEEPVPPDNIEAFRPVRETARELGIDLATGERYFTKWQFAPLLAGQYVDVIQPDLCHAGGITEVKKIAALAEVHHVLVAPHNPQGPLSTAAAAHIGMSVPNYLMLEYVPSQPYRDKVVKEPWQIQDGYLHVPERPGLGVDLDEDVIAANPPRSFAYFKNLRDDTGAVMDV, encoded by the coding sequence ATGCGTATAACCGCAGTAGACACCTTCATCATGTGGGGGAACCCGCGCAATTGGGTCTTTGTGAAGATCTCCACCGACGAGCCGGAGCTCTACGGCTGGGGCGAGGCGACGTTGGAAGGCAAAGACGCCACGGTGCAGACCGCCATCGGACAGCTCGGCGAGACTCTCATCGGCAAGGACCCGCTGGAGACCGAACGCCTCTGGCAGTCGCTTTACAAGGACGGCTTCTGGAAAGGCGGTGTGGTAATCAACACCGCCATTTCGGGTATAGACCAAGCCCTATGGGATATCAAGGGCAAGCACTACGGCGCGCCGGTCTATCAGTTGCTCGGCGGGCCCGCCCGCGACCGCATTCGCCTCTACACCCACGTCGGCATTTACGAGGCCCACCGCATAGCGACGGAGGCGCAGCAGCACGTGGCGGCCGGCTTTACCGCTCTGAAGACCGGCGCGTGGGCCACGGATGAGCACATGGGCGACTTTCAGCACGCGGCGCTATTGGGCGAACGCATTGCCATCCTGCGTCAAGCTGTCGGTCAAGACGTAGACCTCATGATCGACAACCACGGCAAGAGCCGACCGGCGCAAGCCATTCGCCAACTGCACGCCGTCAAGGACAGCCGCATCACCTTCTTCGAGGAGCCGGTGCCGCCCGACAACATCGAAGCCTTTCGGCCCGTGCGCGAGACGGCCCGCGAGCTGGGCATCGACCTGGCCACCGGCGAACGCTACTTCACCAAATGGCAGTTCGCGCCCCTGCTGGCGGGCCAATACGTGGACGTGATCCAGCCTGACCTGTGCCATGCAGGCGGCATCACCGAGGTGAAGAAGATTGCCGCGCTGGCCGAGGTGCACCACGTGCTCGTGGCGCCGCACAATCCCCAGGGGCCGCTCTCCACCGCCGCCGCGGCCCACATCGGCATGAGCGTGCCCAACTACCTCATGCTGGAATACGTCCCCAGCCAACCCTACCGCGATAAGGTGGTCAAGGAACCGTGGCAGATTCAAGACGGCTACCTGCACGTGCCGGAACGCCCGGGCCTAGGTGTCGACCTCGACGAAGACGTCATCGCCGCCAACCCGCCCCGCAGCTTCGCGTATTTCAAAAACCTCCGCGACGACACCGGCGCGGTGATGGATGTCTAG
- a CDS encoding AAA family ATPase — protein sequence MLRKFSVRNFRCLQNLDIEPLARVNLIVGENNVGKTALLEALNIHCAPNSPERVFGVNFFRGAGGNNAEHWNELSWLFHARQTSTDITLQSDHGGSGEGALRIRFVQPEERSLLPADANGALKTELHLGAANASSNELILEYMDSEGKEYTSHARLTPQETLSSSANVDPFEIKFSSSSIDPYGPAILVPKYPRFPEVYAEQYSALVEAGREAEVLPPLQALDPRIQRLELLYRLNRPVFYADTGNVPLMPLLHMGEGIAHVLSWLLAIKTIKNGTILIDEFENGLYYTALVDVWKAISAAARESNLQVFATTHSWECVLAAHRAFVESNEYDFRLHRLERRDGKVIALTYDEEQLATSIHANLEVR from the coding sequence ATGTTACGCAAGTTTTCGGTGCGGAACTTCCGCTGCTTGCAAAACCTCGATATCGAGCCGTTGGCGCGAGTCAATCTCATCGTGGGTGAGAACAACGTCGGCAAGACGGCCTTGCTAGAGGCGCTCAATATTCACTGTGCTCCTAACTCCCCGGAGAGGGTTTTCGGCGTGAACTTCTTCCGTGGTGCAGGGGGTAACAATGCAGAGCATTGGAATGAGTTGAGTTGGCTGTTCCACGCTAGGCAAACGTCCACTGACATTACGTTGCAGAGCGACCACGGCGGGTCGGGCGAGGGCGCATTGCGGATAAGATTCGTCCAACCTGAAGAGCGCTCGCTGCTGCCTGCTGATGCGAATGGTGCTCTCAAGACTGAGTTGCACTTGGGCGCGGCCAACGCGTCCTCAAACGAGCTAATTCTCGAATACATGGATAGCGAGGGGAAAGAATACACCTCTCATGCGCGCCTAACGCCGCAGGAGACATTGTCTTCTTCTGCGAATGTGGATCCTTTCGAGATCAAGTTCTCCTCATCAAGTATTGACCCATACGGACCTGCCATTCTTGTGCCTAAGTATCCGCGCTTCCCAGAGGTTTATGCGGAACAATATAGCGCTCTAGTTGAGGCTGGACGAGAAGCTGAAGTTTTGCCACCCTTGCAAGCGCTAGATCCTCGCATCCAGCGTCTCGAATTGCTCTATCGTTTAAACAGGCCTGTATTCTACGCTGATACCGGTAACGTACCGCTCATGCCGCTTCTGCACATGGGGGAGGGAATCGCCCACGTACTCTCTTGGCTGCTGGCGATCAAGACCATAAAGAACGGCACTATACTGATTGATGAGTTCGAGAATGGACTATACTATACGGCACTTGTGGATGTTTGGAAGGCAATTAGTGCCGCTGCACGAGAATCGAACTTGCAGGTCTTCGCGACGACCCATAGCTGGGAGTGTGTCCTAGCGGCCCACCGCGCTTTTGTGGAAAGCAATGAGTACGACTTTCGCCTGCACCGCCTGGAGCGCAGGGATGGCAAGGTGATTGCGCTGACGTATGACGAAGAGCAATTGGCGACCTCGATTCACGCCAATCTAGAGGTGCGCTAA
- a CDS encoding glycosyltransferase family 9 protein translates to MGREVSSTITPNVPHPLPSTLLPRESTAKRWARRGLLRTLAFFRPYRFPAAYADRILVIRPDHIGDVLLITPALRLLRRAFPETEITALVGPWSEAVLARNPQIDRLEVCRFPGFERSQPQQGLRAYTQLRREAARLRGEDYQLALNLRADFWWGAALAAFAGIPYVWGFSEPECAPFLTHALPVQRDEHQAAGNLRLTRAAATVGVPVEDVGTHLEFDCTHDDAQAAEELLRAANVNSDATLIAIHPGSGAPIKHWSATGWHAVGNELAQDDRVHFLVSSGPAEQDLAREVAAGLPPGRTVLVQETSLGVLAALYARCSLVMGPDSGPLHLAVAVGAPSVTLYGASDPVRFGPWGPAERHRTVASTIPCRHCGYLALPAAALSQHPCMQFIDPAAVTAVARELLEQTVTSTHP, encoded by the coding sequence ATGGGCAGAGAGGTATCTTCAACAATAACACCTAATGTTCCTCACCCTTTGCCCAGCACGCTCTTGCCGCGGGAGTCGACGGCGAAGCGCTGGGCGCGGCGCGGGCTGCTGCGAACGCTGGCATTCTTTCGCCCGTATCGCTTTCCTGCTGCTTACGCCGACCGCATCCTGGTAATTCGTCCCGACCATATTGGTGACGTGCTGCTGATCACGCCCGCGTTGCGGCTGCTGCGCCGGGCGTTTCCTGAGACTGAGATTACGGCGCTGGTGGGTCCGTGGTCGGAAGCGGTGCTGGCACGAAACCCGCAGATCGACCGGCTTGAGGTCTGCCGTTTTCCCGGCTTTGAGCGCAGCCAACCGCAGCAGGGCCTGCGCGCCTACACGCAACTCCGGCGTGAAGCCGCGCGCCTGCGTGGAGAGGATTACCAGCTAGCCCTTAACCTCCGAGCGGACTTCTGGTGGGGCGCGGCGCTGGCCGCGTTTGCCGGTATTCCCTACGTGTGGGGATTCAGCGAGCCGGAGTGCGCGCCGTTCCTCACCCATGCGTTGCCGGTACAGCGTGACGAGCACCAAGCGGCCGGCAACCTACGCTTGACCCGCGCCGCCGCGACCGTTGGCGTCCCGGTAGAAGATGTCGGCACACACCTAGAGTTCGACTGCACGCACGACGACGCACAGGCGGCTGAAGAGCTTCTGCGCGCAGCTAACGTGAATTCAGACGCCACACTTATCGCCATTCACCCGGGTTCCGGCGCGCCAATCAAGCATTGGTCCGCCACCGGCTGGCACGCTGTAGGCAACGAATTAGCGCAAGACGACCGCGTACACTTTCTCGTATCTTCCGGTCCCGCTGAGCAAGACCTTGCCCGGGAAGTCGCCGCCGGTCTGCCGCCAGGTCGCACCGTGTTGGTCCAAGAGACCTCACTCGGCGTATTGGCAGCACTCTACGCCCGCTGCTCATTGGTGATGGGGCCCGATTCCGGCCCCTTGCACCTCGCGGTTGCGGTGGGCGCGCCCAGTGTGACCCTCTACGGTGCGAGCGATCCCGTGCGGTTCGGTCCGTGGGGGCCTGCCGAACGGCACCGCACGGTAGCTTCCACCATCCCTTGTCGACACTGCGGATACCTAGCGTTGCCCGCTGCGGCCCTATCGCAGCACCCGTGCATGCAATTCATAGATCCGGCAGCGGTAACGGCAGTGGCGCGAGAGCTGCTGGAACAAACCGTAACGAGCACTCACCCATGA
- the hisB gene encoding imidazoleglycerol-phosphate dehydratase HisB, translating into MTRTGQHTRQTQETNVAVSITLDGAGAASIATGIGMLDHMLTQLSTHGLFDLEVHASGDLEVDSHHTVEDVAICLGRALDAALGDKTGITRMGWACVPMDEALALVSVDLSGRGAASVDVPFTGYKLGTLQSEMIGHFLDTFAVQGQFTLHARLLAGANDHHKAEAVFKALARALSQAVQPDPRRQHSVPSSKGSLE; encoded by the coding sequence ATGACACGCACGGGACAGCACACACGACAGACGCAAGAGACCAACGTGGCCGTTTCGATTACGTTGGACGGCGCCGGCGCTGCGAGTATCGCTACCGGGATCGGTATGCTCGACCACATGCTCACCCAGCTTAGCACCCACGGACTCTTCGATTTGGAGGTGCACGCCAGCGGGGACTTGGAGGTAGATTCGCACCATACCGTCGAAGATGTCGCGATCTGTCTCGGTCGAGCGCTCGACGCGGCCTTGGGCGACAAAACCGGCATCACCCGCATGGGCTGGGCCTGCGTCCCCATGGACGAGGCTTTGGCCCTGGTGTCCGTGGACCTGAGCGGGCGCGGAGCGGCGTCCGTGGATGTGCCTTTCACCGGCTATAAGCTCGGCACTTTGCAGAGCGAGATGATCGGCCACTTTCTCGATACCTTCGCGGTGCAGGGTCAATTCACGCTGCACGCGCGCCTGCTGGCCGGCGCAAACGATCATCACAAGGCCGAGGCGGTCTTCAAAGCCCTCGCCCGCGCGCTGTCGCAGGCCGTCCAACCAGACCCCCGCCGCCAACACTCCGTGCCCAGCAGCAAGGGATCATTGGAGTAG
- a CDS encoding glycosyltransferase family 9 protein, with protein sequence MSSSLKHLARRAAGVVLWIVCAALALIARLRHGQDSYRPDSVERILIIRLDLIGDLLFSVPAIRNTRQRFPHARLDVLVAPNTAPLLAECPYINHVYTLDTHTLTHLPGFLSLSRWRQAWRLIRTLRAQRYELCLSLYGVPAATVSLLTGAPQRAGFADEAPPGSFTLRATGSRLPQDRHEVHCSLAVAQAAGAATTPDRMEAWVSAADRAWAEGTLATDGNALWVACGHGARNGYAKIWPRRHWVGLIDQLQKTGYRAVLVGGPEEVEEAAAIAHACESAPLVLTGKTTLGQLAAVLAQVTLMVGSDSGPLHLAVALGTSVVGLYGATSPVRYGPFGQPDAVRRHPIFCSPCYRPETGQPATCRYGTVECMEELEPEQVLAGEHAAIGDAEQ encoded by the coding sequence ATGAGTTCTTCACTCAAACACCTTGCACGCCGCGCCGCTGGGGTAGTGCTTTGGATCGTTTGCGCCGCTCTGGCTCTGATCGCCCGGCTCCGTCACGGGCAGGATTCCTATCGACCGGATAGCGTTGAGCGCATTCTCATCATCCGGCTTGATCTCATCGGCGACCTCCTATTCTCGGTACCTGCTATTCGCAACACTCGTCAGCGGTTTCCGCACGCGAGACTTGACGTGCTCGTGGCCCCCAACACCGCGCCACTCCTCGCCGAGTGCCCCTACATCAACCATGTCTACACTCTGGACACCCACACGCTAACCCACCTTCCCGGCTTTCTCTCTCTCAGCCGGTGGCGGCAGGCATGGCGGCTCATCCGCACCTTGCGCGCTCAGCGGTATGAACTCTGCTTGAGCCTCTACGGTGTGCCTGCGGCGACCGTTAGCCTCTTGACCGGCGCGCCACAGCGGGCGGGTTTCGCCGACGAAGCGCCGCCGGGCAGCTTTACCCTTCGTGCAACGGGTAGTCGCCTGCCGCAGGACCGTCACGAGGTGCATTGTTCCCTGGCGGTGGCGCAAGCGGCCGGCGCCGCAACCACACCCGACCGCATGGAAGCCTGGGTGAGCGCGGCCGACCGCGCCTGGGCTGAAGGGACCTTAGCTACGGATGGTAACGCGCTCTGGGTTGCCTGTGGACACGGCGCGCGGAACGGCTATGCTAAGATCTGGCCGCGGCGCCACTGGGTCGGCCTCATAGATCAACTGCAGAAAACGGGGTATCGTGCCGTACTCGTGGGAGGGCCTGAGGAAGTAGAGGAGGCGGCGGCAATTGCGCATGCCTGTGAAAGCGCGCCCCTGGTGCTGACCGGCAAGACGACGCTGGGGCAACTGGCAGCGGTGCTTGCGCAGGTCACACTCATGGTAGGCAGCGACAGCGGACCCCTGCACCTCGCTGTGGCGCTGGGCACAAGCGTCGTCGGCCTGTACGGTGCCACGAGTCCGGTGCGCTATGGACCCTTCGGACAGCCCGACGCCGTGCGGCGACACCCGATATTTTGCAGTCCCTGCTACCGGCCGGAGACCGGACAACCTGCTACCTGCCGCTACGGCACGGTGGAGTGCATGGAAGAACTGGAACCGGAGCAGGTGCTGGCGGGGGAGCACGCTGCAATTGGCGATGCGGAACAGTAG
- the hisD gene encoding histidinol dehydrogenase, with protein MPVTRIVTDLVEAQETVLKRTPLGSEEMPAPVAARIREVFGADLTPGEVVDRILADVQAEGDTALARYLQHFDGVVPEPLEVTPEEIAAAREHVDDALWEVLELAAARIAAYHERQRRNSWMDFATGLGEMIRPLQRVGLYSPGTERVYPSSVLMSAVPARVAGVEEIILATPCRPDGSVHPLKVAAAAVAGVHRIFKISGAQAVAALAFGTAQVPRVDKILGPGNIFVILAKQRVYGQVGIDQLPGPTETVIVADAAADPAEAAADLLAQAEHDFLATPLLITDSAALAARVEQELAAQLANLPRQAEAAYSLLHNGGIVVVDDLETAVDAASAFAPEHLCLLTQEPWQWVGKIRNAGGIFVGSASPEVLGDYIAGPSHIMPVGGTARFSSPLTVQEFYKSTSIVALDSETAAAIAEPAAALAEAEGFFAHARAARRRAQQT; from the coding sequence ATGCCGGTCACTCGCATCGTCACCGATCTTGTAGAAGCACAAGAGACCGTGCTCAAGCGCACGCCGCTGGGCAGCGAAGAGATGCCCGCGCCGGTGGCGGCGCGCATTCGCGAGGTCTTCGGCGCCGACCTTACACCCGGAGAAGTGGTCGACCGCATTCTGGCGGACGTCCAGGCCGAAGGCGACACTGCCCTGGCACGTTACCTGCAGCACTTCGATGGCGTCGTGCCGGAGCCGTTGGAAGTTACGCCGGAGGAGATTGCCGCGGCGCGTGAGCACGTGGACGACGCGCTCTGGGAAGTGCTGGAACTCGCTGCAGCTCGGATCGCTGCGTACCATGAACGCCAGCGGCGCAATTCCTGGATGGACTTTGCTACGGGCCTCGGCGAGATGATACGTCCTCTGCAACGGGTAGGCCTCTATTCGCCGGGCACGGAACGCGTCTATCCGTCGTCGGTGCTGATGTCGGCGGTACCGGCGCGTGTGGCAGGCGTGGAGGAGATAATCCTCGCCACCCCGTGCCGTCCCGACGGCAGCGTGCATCCGCTCAAGGTCGCCGCCGCCGCGGTGGCAGGCGTACACAGAATCTTCAAGATAAGCGGCGCGCAGGCCGTTGCGGCCCTGGCGTTCGGCACCGCACAGGTGCCCAGGGTGGACAAAATCCTCGGCCCCGGCAATATCTTTGTAATTCTGGCGAAGCAAAGAGTGTACGGCCAAGTAGGCATCGACCAACTCCCCGGGCCGACCGAAACAGTCATCGTGGCCGATGCCGCGGCTGATCCGGCAGAGGCGGCGGCTGATCTGCTCGCTCAAGCGGAGCATGATTTTCTGGCAACACCGCTGCTCATCACGGATTCCGCCGCTCTCGCCGCGCGCGTTGAACAAGAACTGGCTGCGCAACTGGCTAACCTGCCGCGCCAGGCAGAAGCCGCCTATTCGCTGCTGCACAACGGCGGCATCGTGGTAGTGGACGATCTGGAGACGGCCGTTGACGCCGCCAGCGCCTTCGCGCCCGAGCATCTGTGCCTGCTCACTCAGGAGCCGTGGCAATGGGTCGGGAAGATCCGCAATGCCGGCGGCATCTTCGTCGGCAGCGCCTCGCCGGAGGTGTTGGGCGATTACATCGCCGGTCCGAGCCACATCATGCCGGTAGGCGGCACGGCCCGCTTCTCTTCCCCGCTCACCGTCCAGGAATTCTATAAGAGCACCAGCATCGTCGCGCTCGACTCCGAGACCGCCGCCGCCATCGCCGAGCCCGCCGCCGCGTTGGCCGAGGCGGAAGGCTTCTTCGCACATGCCCGGGCCGCGCGCAGACGGGCGCAACAAACTTAA
- a CDS encoding metallophosphoesterase family protein, with amino-acid sequence MRLAVLADIHGNIHALEAVLADLRGQRPDTIAVLGDSVVKFAHNRAVLEALDALPHVGIAGNMERGLQMLLGDECAELTQYDIGKGVQYLKRQALAELGVERVAQFRDLPTERSLTLLENQDTLLCHGSPGHLTKSIYPAPDAAPPGPDQPTTTDGELHDKLQDVTARLVLCAHSHRRVERRYNGILVVNPGGVAHTYERKHDARACYAVLTHAGGDWDVEFRLVPYDGDRAVREMLAAVPPAADSARRYLERIAEYVV; translated from the coding sequence ATGCGTCTTGCTGTTCTCGCCGACATTCACGGCAACATTCACGCCCTTGAAGCAGTGCTCGCGGACCTGCGGGGGCAGCGGCCCGACACTATCGCGGTGTTGGGCGATAGCGTGGTGAAATTTGCGCACAACCGTGCTGTGTTGGAGGCGTTGGACGCTCTTCCCCACGTGGGCATTGCCGGAAACATGGAGCGGGGCTTGCAGATGCTGCTTGGCGACGAGTGCGCCGAATTGACGCAGTATGACATCGGCAAAGGGGTGCAGTATCTCAAACGGCAGGCGCTCGCAGAGCTCGGGGTGGAGCGCGTGGCGCAGTTTCGCGACCTTCCGACCGAACGATCTCTGACTCTGCTGGAGAACCAGGATACATTGCTTTGTCACGGCTCGCCGGGCCACCTCACTAAGTCTATCTATCCCGCGCCAGATGCCGCGCCGCCGGGTCCGGATCAGCCAACCACGACGGATGGTGAACTTCACGACAAACTACAGGATGTCACCGCTCGCCTCGTGCTCTGTGCCCATAGCCACCGGCGCGTGGAACGCCGCTATAATGGAATACTGGTGGTCAATCCCGGCGGGGTCGCCCATACGTACGAACGGAAGCATGATGCGCGCGCCTGCTACGCGGTATTGACGCATGCCGGCGGCGACTGGGACGTGGAATTCCGCCTGGTGCCCTACGACGGCGATCGCGCGGTGCGGGAGATGCTGGCAGCCGTGCCGCCGGCTGCCGACAGCGCCCGCCGCTATTTGGAACGCATTGCGGAGTACGTCGTCTGA